The following are from one region of the Polyangiaceae bacterium genome:
- the uvrC gene encoding excinuclease ABC subunit UvrC has translation MSVPDAVREKLDALPARPGCYVFRDSAGEPLYIGKAKSLRSRVRSYFQDGSSDDRGFIPLLRRQVADLETVVTATEKEAAILENSLIKERRPRYNVKLRDDKEYLTLKLSLEHEWPRLELVRRPEKDGARYFGPYHSATAARRTLHLVEKHFQLRTCSDRELSGRRRACLQFQIKRCPAPCVYEVDREHYGQQVRAVTLFLDGRHDELSKELKERMRQASEQMEYELAAIYRDQLRAVELVREAQRVVVVTDRDQDVLGMYREGDLVELSVLYVRAGRVIDTASFSHARVELPDDEIVATFLREHYGGEGSAELVPDEIIVPLLPEGAEGVAEWLAERRPRTKRVELVAPARGSRKKLLDLAMDNARHAFEEKRRAADDIDERLAKLQTRLRLPTLPRRIECCDISHLGGSDTVGAVVALDNGVPDKKRYRTYKVKSVADGDDYGAMAEVLGRRFARGRAAAEGEEQTGEWELPDLFVVDGGRGQLAVALTAARDLGLHDLAVVGLAKEKESPLGEKLVDRVYLPGQKNPIPLRPNSPELFLLARARDEAHRFSNRGRKKVGKKRRFESELDRIHGIGPKTRQALLKHLGSLGAIRTASDADILAVPGVGKRQLQALREHFQKP, from the coding sequence ATGTCAGTCCCCGACGCGGTCCGAGAAAAGCTCGACGCGCTGCCGGCGCGGCCCGGCTGCTACGTGTTCCGCGACTCTGCGGGGGAGCCGCTGTACATCGGCAAGGCCAAGAGCCTGCGCTCGCGGGTGCGGAGCTACTTCCAGGACGGCTCCAGCGACGACCGCGGCTTCATCCCGTTGCTCCGGCGGCAGGTGGCGGATCTGGAAACCGTGGTCACGGCCACGGAGAAGGAAGCGGCCATCCTCGAGAACAGCCTGATCAAGGAGCGACGGCCGCGCTACAACGTCAAGCTCCGCGACGACAAGGAGTACCTGACCCTCAAGCTCTCCTTGGAGCACGAGTGGCCGCGCCTCGAGCTGGTGCGGCGACCGGAGAAGGACGGCGCGCGCTACTTCGGCCCGTATCACTCGGCGACGGCGGCGCGGCGCACGCTGCACCTGGTGGAAAAGCACTTTCAGCTCCGCACCTGCTCCGACCGCGAGCTGTCGGGGCGGCGACGCGCATGCCTGCAGTTTCAGATCAAGCGCTGCCCGGCGCCCTGCGTGTACGAGGTGGATCGCGAGCACTACGGCCAGCAAGTGCGGGCGGTGACGCTGTTCTTGGACGGACGTCACGACGAGCTCAGCAAAGAGCTGAAAGAGCGCATGCGGCAGGCCAGCGAGCAGATGGAGTACGAGCTGGCGGCGATCTATCGCGATCAGCTCCGGGCGGTGGAGCTGGTGCGCGAGGCGCAGCGCGTGGTGGTGGTCACGGATCGCGACCAGGACGTGCTGGGCATGTACCGCGAGGGAGATCTGGTGGAGCTCAGCGTGCTGTACGTGCGCGCGGGGCGCGTGATCGATACCGCGAGCTTCTCGCACGCGCGGGTGGAGCTGCCGGACGACGAGATCGTGGCGACGTTCTTGCGCGAGCACTACGGCGGCGAGGGCAGCGCGGAGCTGGTGCCCGACGAGATCATCGTGCCGCTCCTGCCCGAGGGCGCGGAGGGCGTCGCGGAGTGGCTGGCGGAGCGGCGCCCGCGCACGAAACGGGTGGAGCTGGTGGCGCCCGCGCGGGGCAGCCGCAAGAAGCTGCTCGACCTGGCGATGGACAACGCGCGCCACGCGTTCGAGGAGAAGCGGCGCGCCGCCGACGACATCGACGAGCGGCTGGCGAAGCTCCAGACGCGGCTGCGTCTGCCCACGCTGCCGCGGCGTATCGAGTGTTGCGACATCTCGCACCTGGGCGGCAGCGACACCGTCGGCGCGGTGGTGGCTCTCGACAACGGCGTGCCCGACAAGAAGCGCTATCGCACGTACAAGGTGAAGTCCGTCGCCGATGGCGACGACTACGGCGCGATGGCGGAGGTGCTCGGGCGACGCTTTGCGCGGGGCCGTGCCGCGGCAGAGGGCGAGGAGCAAACCGGCGAGTGGGAGCTGCCGGATCTGTTCGTGGTGGACGGCGGCCGCGGGCAGCTGGCGGTGGCGCTGACCGCCGCGCGGGATCTCGGTCTGCACGACCTAGCGGTGGTGGGCTTGGCCAAGGAGAAGGAGTCGCCCCTGGGAGAGAAGCTCGTGGACCGCGTGTACCTACCGGGACAGAAGAACCCGATCCCGCTCCGGCCCAACAGCCCCGAGCTGTTCCTCCTGGCTCGAGCCCGGGACGAGGCCCATCGCTTCAGTAACCGCGGGCGCAAGAAGGTCGGCAAGAAGCGACGCTTCGAGTCGGAGCTCGATCGCATCCATGGCATCGGCCCCAAGACGCGGCAGGCGCTGCTCAAGCACCTGGGCTCCCTGGGCGCGATCCGCACGGCGAGCGACGCGGACATCTTGGCCGTGCCCGGCGTGGGCAAGCGGCAGCTCCAAGCACTGCGGGAGCACTTCCAAAAGCCATAG
- a CDS encoding VanW family protein: MSPSRFFQSSARRGAAMVVVAVLGGLGIGYVLVPKSETPSVEKEPPPEVRLLGTPLPLGDDAPQRALERVRHFVAGTLSLELPGGEKKSVRFGQLGAEIDKVRLAQLVRDAKDPTSPLRRAHRGKTEPIDLPVPVVISAKDALPALLVLKDGLDRAPVDARLDLEKRRLVPETLGQLLDVDATLGSIQAAVSRGDHTARLVFELSKPKRVAAQLSGVKFDAVLGSFETPYNRASRYAARTFNLRLAASKLDGTVLLPGEVFDFNEVVGPRDEANGYKVAPVIAEGELVDGIGGGTCQISGTLHGAAFFSGLDVVERYPHTRPSSYIKMGLDATVVYPTINFRLKNPFDFPVVLHETVKNGVVRAEILGPERTRTVTLIRRIDAAIPYEQVERQDKNLPSGMRVLSQHGVPGFKLHRYRIVRDGEHAVRERWNDLYPPTTQIVRVGTGDMPRDSVSAHDDGHPEYVADELLVLTQGVDAEKGGESDSGKEFSEWREPGKFGKRGWTEDAGMPVWKGDGDGAGDDGDKKKKKKTKG, translated from the coding sequence GTGAGCCCGTCGCGATTCTTCCAGAGCTCGGCTCGGCGCGGCGCCGCCATGGTCGTCGTGGCGGTGCTGGGCGGCTTGGGCATCGGCTACGTGCTGGTGCCCAAGAGCGAGACGCCGAGCGTGGAAAAGGAGCCGCCCCCGGAGGTACGGCTGCTCGGCACGCCGCTACCCTTGGGCGACGATGCTCCCCAACGCGCCCTCGAGCGCGTGCGCCATTTCGTCGCGGGCACCCTCTCGCTGGAGCTGCCCGGCGGCGAGAAGAAGTCGGTGCGCTTCGGGCAGCTCGGGGCGGAGATCGACAAGGTGCGGCTCGCGCAGCTGGTGCGCGACGCGAAGGACCCGACCAGCCCGCTCCGGCGCGCGCACCGCGGCAAGACCGAGCCCATCGACCTGCCGGTGCCGGTGGTGATCAGCGCGAAGGACGCGTTGCCGGCGCTGTTGGTGCTGAAGGACGGCCTGGATCGCGCGCCCGTGGACGCGCGGTTGGACCTGGAAAAGCGGCGGCTGGTGCCGGAAACGCTGGGGCAACTGCTGGACGTGGACGCGACCTTGGGCTCGATCCAGGCGGCGGTGAGCCGCGGGGATCACACCGCGCGGCTGGTGTTCGAGCTGTCGAAGCCGAAGCGCGTGGCGGCGCAGCTTTCGGGCGTGAAGTTCGACGCGGTGCTGGGCTCCTTCGAGACGCCCTACAACCGCGCGTCGCGCTACGCGGCGCGCACCTTCAACCTGCGGCTCGCGGCGTCCAAGCTCGACGGCACGGTGCTGTTGCCCGGCGAGGTGTTCGACTTCAACGAAGTCGTGGGCCCGCGCGACGAAGCCAACGGCTACAAGGTGGCGCCGGTGATCGCCGAGGGCGAGCTGGTAGATGGCATCGGCGGCGGCACTTGTCAGATCTCCGGTACGCTGCACGGCGCGGCGTTCTTCTCGGGGCTCGACGTGGTCGAGCGCTACCCACACACGCGGCCGAGCTCGTACATCAAGATGGGGCTCGACGCGACGGTGGTGTACCCCACCATCAACTTCCGTCTGAAGAACCCCTTCGACTTCCCGGTGGTGCTGCACGAGACGGTGAAGAACGGCGTGGTGCGCGCGGAAATTCTGGGACCCGAGCGCACGCGCACGGTCACGCTGATCCGGCGCATCGACGCGGCCATTCCCTACGAACAGGTGGAGCGGCAAGACAAGAACCTGCCGAGCGGCATGCGCGTGCTGTCCCAGCACGGCGTGCCGGGCTTCAAGCTGCACCGCTATCGCATCGTACGGGACGGCGAGCACGCGGTGCGTGAGCGCTGGAACGACCTGTACCCGCCGACGACTCAGATCGTGCGGGTGGGTACCGGGGACATGCCGCGCGACAGCGTGAGCGCGCACGACGACGGACATCCGGAGTACGTGGCCGACGAGCTCTTGGTGCTGACGCAGGGCGTGGACGCCGAAAAAGGCGGCGAAAGCGACAGCGGCAAGGAGTTTTCCGAGTGGCGCGAGCCGGGGAAGTTCGGCAAGCGCGGCTGGACGGAAGACGCGGGCATGCCGGTGTGGAAGGGCGACGGCGACGGCGCGGGCGACGACGGCGACAAGAAGAAGAAAAAGAAGACCAAGGGCTGA
- a CDS encoding dual specificity protein phosphatase family protein, with amino-acid sequence MWRVESRIYLGDYRAGVDALGGAALPTDPSGDPKPFAGVVSLCPMPLFRGEPVEGPALLDTEWLKIPIMDGGNGDGELEYAIDLALPFIARRRKSGNVLVHCAAGMSRSVSVLAALLCEGGSGVEEAFEHIASSKAEALGPFSSDLSLLIAPAWEFRRYLERRYGRIRPDGRPDQA; translated from the coding sequence GTGTGGCGGGTCGAGTCGCGCATCTATCTCGGTGACTACCGAGCAGGCGTCGACGCCCTCGGGGGCGCGGCGTTGCCTACGGATCCGAGCGGCGACCCCAAGCCCTTCGCCGGGGTGGTGTCGCTGTGCCCCATGCCGCTGTTTCGCGGGGAGCCGGTGGAAGGACCCGCGCTGCTCGACACGGAGTGGCTGAAGATCCCCATCATGGACGGCGGCAACGGGGACGGAGAGCTGGAGTACGCCATCGATCTCGCCCTGCCCTTCATCGCGCGACGCCGGAAGTCCGGGAACGTGCTGGTGCACTGCGCGGCGGGCATGAGCCGGAGTGTGAGCGTGTTGGCTGCGCTGTTGTGCGAGGGGGGGTCAGGGGTGGAGGAAGCCTTCGAGCACATCGCGAGCTCAAAAGCCGAGGCTCTGGGGCCTTTCTCTTCGGATTTGAGCCTTTTGATCGCGCCAGCCTGGGAGTTTCGGCGCTATCTGGAACGCCGCTACGGGCGCATCAGGCCCGACGGCCGGCCGGACCAGGCTTGA
- a CDS encoding TetR/AcrR family transcriptional regulator: MTTIESAHTETPAMPNTSNGDGAARGVDWDNPRVSAILAAAAKCFARKGFSATTLAEIGKELGLRKSIVHYYFASKAALIHEVQAYSQHKYLDRVRDAIRATAAEEPKKRMMSVLGSLWEVLDNNRTTTHLNIEVWSASRRDPELRRRASLLQHDARQLITDGVGDVLGVKVDQFPQMKALSALILAVLNGLVVAEYLEGEEAGAKEAYDTFLYLLRLGMKKMEEQAAGTA; the protein is encoded by the coding sequence ATGACGACTATCGAATCCGCTCACACCGAGACCCCGGCGATGCCCAACACCAGCAATGGAGACGGCGCTGCCCGGGGAGTGGACTGGGACAATCCGCGCGTGTCGGCCATCCTCGCGGCGGCCGCCAAGTGCTTCGCTCGCAAGGGCTTCAGCGCCACGACGCTCGCCGAGATCGGCAAGGAGCTCGGTCTCCGCAAGAGCATCGTCCACTACTACTTTGCCAGCAAAGCCGCGCTCATCCACGAGGTGCAGGCCTACAGCCAGCACAAGTACCTGGACCGCGTCCGGGACGCGATCCGCGCCACCGCCGCAGAAGAGCCCAAGAAGCGCATGATGAGTGTGCTGGGGTCGCTGTGGGAGGTTCTGGATAACAATCGCACTACCACCCACCTCAACATCGAGGTGTGGAGCGCGTCCCGCCGAGATCCCGAGCTCCGGCGCCGGGCCAGCCTGCTGCAGCACGACGCACGGCAGCTGATCACCGACGGCGTGGGAGATGTGCTGGGCGTGAAGGTCGACCAGTTCCCGCAGATGAAGGCGCTCTCCGCGTTGATCCTCGCGGTCCTCAACGGCCTGGTGGTCGCGGAGTACCTGGAGGGCGAGGAAGCCGGCGCCAAGGAAGCCTACGACACGTTCCTCTACCTCCTCCGTCTCGGCATGAAGAAGATGGAGGAGCAGGCCGCCGGCACCGCGTGA
- a CDS encoding alpha/beta fold hydrolase, which yields MIEKHPVLPGAEAWSAPGGDVGIVVIHGFTGNPWSMRPLAEALAERGFAIEMVRLPGHGTHWRDMMRSRYADWRDEVRRARERLRGAGKKVLLVGLSLGGSLALDVASEQPEAVAGVVCINATVLDREGILAKLAPVLEKILPVVPAKAAGLVENDIAKGGDEHAYAYVPAAAGGSFLKELPRLREAVAGLQVPVLVAYSPQDHSVPPENSKKILELLPGKKEELRLERSFHVATLDYDFELLVERIAELAARV from the coding sequence GTGATCGAAAAGCATCCGGTCCTGCCTGGGGCCGAGGCTTGGTCGGCTCCCGGCGGGGACGTCGGCATCGTGGTCATCCACGGATTCACGGGAAATCCGTGGTCCATGCGGCCGCTGGCGGAAGCGCTGGCGGAACGCGGGTTTGCCATCGAAATGGTGCGGCTGCCGGGCCATGGCACCCACTGGCGGGACATGATGCGCAGCCGCTACGCCGACTGGCGGGACGAGGTCCGCCGAGCGCGGGAGCGTCTGCGCGGCGCGGGCAAGAAGGTGCTGCTCGTGGGCCTTTCGCTGGGCGGAAGCCTGGCGCTGGACGTGGCCTCGGAGCAGCCGGAGGCGGTCGCCGGCGTGGTCTGCATCAACGCCACGGTGCTGGATCGCGAGGGGATCCTGGCGAAGCTGGCGCCGGTGCTGGAGAAGATCCTGCCCGTGGTGCCAGCCAAGGCCGCGGGGCTGGTGGAGAACGACATCGCCAAAGGCGGCGACGAGCACGCCTATGCCTACGTGCCGGCGGCAGCGGGCGGTTCGTTCCTGAAGGAGCTGCCGCGGCTGCGGGAAGCCGTGGCCGGCCTCCAGGTTCCGGTGCTGGTCGCCTACTCGCCGCAGGACCACAGCGTTCCGCCGGAGAACTCGAAGAAGATCCTGGAGCTGCTGCCCGGGAAGAAGGAAGAGCTCCGGCTCGAGCGCTCCTTCCATGTGGCCACCCTCGATTACGACTTCGAGCTGCTGGTGGAGCGCATCGCCGAGCTCGCCGCGCGAGTTTGA
- a CDS encoding DUF882 domain-containing protein → MTRIAAALLLAASTASAAPRAVVDGSWWSSGEVRPLTPTAWLTETGAPPQFRLSGERELPLLRRYVDPSVERANAWQRFWHGRFGPAQSVDRTELSWSSSACEATEPSESDGFAIRFAGERLMAPSLPLLPVLGAEVLPTWALGVTPAPNSGALDLSPAARCKPWQRPYTVTVARYGAEVDSFTLLDCDGSVAIDAMDHLSVLARPPGTPRPELPLPLEPMASVHGEWLPAVRLLDPRLAWVLASISESFPHRVIYVISGYRRQAHDGFHHKARALDMFVMGVKNEDLFRVCRKLRDVGCGYYPNNKFVHVDVRPPGTGHAMWVDDSAPGQPSHYVDAWPGVVSGGALVWAGGEG, encoded by the coding sequence GTGACCCGGATCGCCGCTGCCCTGCTGCTGGCCGCCTCCACGGCGTCTGCGGCGCCGCGCGCGGTGGTGGACGGCAGCTGGTGGTCCAGTGGCGAGGTGCGGCCCCTCACGCCCACGGCGTGGCTGACGGAAACCGGCGCGCCGCCGCAGTTTCGTTTGTCTGGCGAGCGGGAGCTCCCGCTCCTGCGCCGCTACGTCGACCCCAGCGTGGAGCGCGCCAACGCTTGGCAGCGCTTCTGGCACGGGCGCTTTGGTCCCGCCCAGAGCGTCGACCGCACCGAGCTGTCGTGGAGCTCGAGCGCGTGCGAGGCGACGGAGCCCTCGGAGAGTGATGGCTTCGCCATCCGCTTCGCGGGGGAGCGCTTGATGGCGCCATCGTTGCCATTGCTCCCGGTGTTGGGCGCCGAGGTGCTGCCCACCTGGGCTCTCGGCGTGACGCCGGCGCCGAACAGCGGCGCGCTGGATCTCTCCCCCGCCGCGCGCTGCAAGCCGTGGCAACGACCCTACACCGTCACCGTCGCTCGCTATGGGGCGGAGGTCGACAGCTTCACACTGCTCGATTGCGACGGCTCCGTCGCCATCGACGCGATGGATCACCTGAGCGTGCTGGCGCGGCCGCCGGGCACGCCGCGCCCGGAGCTGCCGCTGCCCCTCGAGCCCATGGCATCCGTCCATGGCGAATGGCTGCCCGCGGTGCGGCTGCTCGATCCACGTCTCGCGTGGGTGCTCGCCAGCATCTCGGAGTCCTTTCCGCACCGTGTGATCTACGTGATCAGCGGCTATCGCCGGCAGGCCCACGACGGCTTCCACCACAAAGCGCGCGCGCTGGACATGTTCGTGATGGGCGTGAAAAACGAGGATCTGTTCCGCGTGTGTCGCAAGCTCCGGGACGTGGGGTGCGGCTACTACCCGAACAACAAGTTCGTGCACGTGGACGTACGACCGCCGGGCACGGGCCACGCGATGTGGGTCGACGATTCCGCCCCCGGGCAGCCGTCCCACTACGTGGATGCCTGGCCGGGCGTCGTCAGCGGCGGCGCGCTGGTGTGGGCCGGCGGAGAAGGCTGA
- a CDS encoding DNA polymerase III subunit, which produces MFDAIWGQAPAIETLTRALDANKVHHAYRFEGPDGVGKEKAAFALAQALVCERAGARACGECSACQRAVTLAEDEPRVPQHPDVVLVQRGLYPQNIIGASEATGISVEQIRRVVLGRSGFPPHEGRALVFIVKDAHELTIQAANSLLKTLEEPGDKSHFILLTSRPNRLLDTIRSRTLAVRFGPLADDVIARILREHGADDSVAPLAQGSASLALDMSEPERMKSREEFLTAAQAALAAPDLATAIDLAKDRKETRDVLRESLAFFAQHLAMEARDRIATAPAEAERAAQRHALVLTTIAEVERNVQPTLALEAMVTRLRRV; this is translated from the coding sequence GTGTTCGACGCAATCTGGGGCCAAGCGCCCGCCATCGAGACGCTGACGCGCGCCCTCGACGCGAACAAGGTGCACCACGCCTACCGTTTCGAGGGACCCGACGGCGTGGGCAAGGAGAAAGCCGCCTTCGCGCTGGCCCAAGCCTTGGTGTGCGAGCGCGCCGGAGCGCGCGCCTGTGGCGAGTGCAGCGCGTGCCAGCGCGCCGTCACCCTGGCGGAGGACGAGCCGCGCGTGCCGCAGCACCCCGACGTGGTCCTGGTGCAGCGTGGCCTGTATCCCCAGAACATCATCGGCGCTTCCGAGGCGACCGGCATCAGCGTGGAGCAGATCCGCCGCGTGGTTTTGGGCCGCAGCGGATTTCCGCCCCACGAAGGGCGCGCCCTGGTGTTCATCGTGAAGGACGCCCACGAGCTGACGATCCAAGCCGCCAACTCCTTGCTCAAGACGCTGGAAGAGCCGGGGGACAAGAGCCACTTCATCCTGCTCACGAGCCGTCCGAACCGCCTGCTCGACACCATCCGTTCGCGGACTCTCGCGGTCCGTTTCGGTCCCCTCGCGGACGACGTCATCGCGCGCATCCTGCGCGAGCACGGCGCCGACGACTCCGTGGCGCCCTTGGCGCAGGGCAGCGCGTCCCTGGCCCTCGACATGAGCGAGCCGGAGCGCATGAAATCGCGCGAAGAGTTCCTCACAGCGGCTCAGGCCGCCCTCGCCGCGCCGGATCTGGCGACCGCCATCGACCTCGCGAAGGACCGCAAAGAGACGCGGGACGTCCTGCGCGAGAGCCTCGCGTTCTTCGCCCAGCACTTGGCGATGGAAGCGCGCGATCGCATCGCCACGGCCCCCGCCGAAGCCGAGCGCGCCGCCCAGCGCCACGCCCTGGTGCTCACGACCATCGCGGAGGTGGAGCGCAACGTGCAGCCGACCCTCGCCCTCGAAGCCATGGTCACCCGCCTCCGCCGCGTATAG